CCTTTTCAAACAGGTAGCGGAATTTCTCCTCGCTTTTTTCCAGGGCCTCCCGGGTCTGCCGTTGCCCGGTAACATCCCTTGAACTGAATATAACGCCCTGCGCACGGCCGTTTTGATCCTTTACATAAACGCCCCGCGTCTCAAGCCACAGATAAGATCCGTCCGCGCACCTGAAGCGATACTCGATTCTGGCCGGGTCGTCTGATCCCACAAGCGCCTTATATGCCTGCAACACCCGATGCAGATCATCCGGGTGCACAAAAGCAAACACATTTTTTCCGACCAAAAACTCCGGATCATAGCCGAACATTTCATGAGATTTTCCCACAAACCTGAGGTTTCCCTCCAGGTCTGCAAAAGAGACCAGATCCAGCATGTTTTCAATGATGGTGGTCAAAAACGCACTCCGGCTGCCGCATTCGTCAAGACGAATGCGCAGCTCCCGGTTCTGCAGCTCGGCTTCAAGCTGTCTGACCTTCATTTCATGAAATATCCGGCGGATGTCGTCGTGCGTCAATGTGCTGCGGCTTTCTCTATCATTGATGAATATGCCGACTTATCGGATGGTTTGACAAAAAATAAAGCGCACGTGAAATTACAGGCAGGGTTCAACCGTCTGGTCAATGGCCCCGCGCACTTTTGCCGCCAGTTCCTGAATGGAAAAGGGTTTTTGCATGAATTGCACCCCCTGGCCGGGCACACCGTGGACAGCGATAACATCGGCGGTATAGCCGGACATGAAAAGCACCCTGAGCCTGAAACTCCCGGCGGTCAGTTTTTCGGCCAGGTCCCGGCCGTTCATCTCCGGCATGATTACATCGGTTATCAACAGATCTATGGTGCCTTCATATTCACGGAAAAGCTGTAACGCCGCTTCCGGCGCTGCAGCCGTGAGCACCTTATAACCCAGGCTTTCGAGCATCTCCCGGCCCACCTGCAGAATGGCCGCCTCATCCTCGACCATAAGTATGGTTTCTGAACCTGCGGGCAGGGGCGCCCCGGATTGCACTGGAATTTTCGGGCAGGATTGCGGGTCTTTGCAGCGGGGCAGGTATATCGTAAAGGTCGTGCCCCTGCCGGGCTGACTTGCCACATTGATAAAGCCGTTGTGCTGCCGGACAATGCCGTAAATTGTGGACAGACCCAGGCCGGTACCCTCGCCGGTTTCCTTGGTGGTAAAAAAGGGTTCAAACAGGTTGTCCTGCACTTCGTTTTCCATTCCGCAGCCGTTGTCCGTGACCGCCAGCATGACGTATTGCCCGGAGGCAGGGCCTTCTTGCGCCTTGCAGCCACCCTCATCCAAAACAATATTTTTTGTCTCTATGGTCAATTGGCCCACATCGACAATGGCATCCCGGGCATTGACCGCCAGATTGGCCATGATCTGGTTGAGCTGGGAGGGATCGATTCTGACCGGCCACAGGTTGTCACCGGGGTGCCAGACAAGCTCAATGTTTTCACCGATCAGGCGCTGCAGCATTTTCAGCAGCCCTGAAACAGCGTCGTTGAGATCCATTTCCACCGGAGAGATTGTCTGCTTGCGCGCAAACGCCAGAAGCTGCCGGACAATGTCCTCTGAGCGCTTGCCGGCGTTGTAAATTTCCCGGATATTGGCATAGAACGGCGCTTCCGGATCCAGCATGTCAATGGTCATTTCCGCATACCCGTTGATAATGGCCAGCATATTGTTAAAATCATGGGCAACACCGCCTGCCAGCCGGCCCACGGACTCCATTTTCCGGGACTGGAGCAGCCGGGCCTGCAATTTCTCCCGCTCTTTTTCCTCCTGCTTGCGCCCGGTGATGTCAATGCAGGAAGCAATACTGCGGCTGGTTTCGGCAATCATGTCAATGGCGATCAGCAGGTTGTAGATCCGGCCGCTTCGGTCAATAAAACGGCATTCATACTGGCCGGGTGCCGCATCCGGATTTTTGCGCCGCAAATCATGTTTTTCCTTCATCCAGGCCACATCATCGCAATGAACAAACTCAGGCCAGGATTTTCTTCCTTCGAGCGCCTGCCGGCGATATCCGGAAAGTTTTTCAAAATTGGAATTGACCCGGGAAATGGTGGTGTCTTCTTCAATGATGAGCATGGCTGAACCGGATGTCTCGAATATGGCACGGTAGTAGTTCTCGGAACGACGCAGGGCTTGTTCAGCGGCCTGTTTTTCCCGGGACTCAGCGCGCCACATCTTCAGGGCAACGGTCCAGGAAAACACCAGCACGCCAAGACAAATCAATGCGATCAAAAGCGCGGCCCGGGTGAGGCCAAAGGCGGTTTTGCGCTCAAGGCGCGCATGGATCAACTCTACAAGATTCCGGGTCTTATCGGAAAACGCAAGCTGATTTTTCGTATACAGCCAACCGCCAAGCAGATTGAACGCTTCTTTTTTCCTCGCCCTGCTGACAAGGTCAAAAGCCTGCTCCTCAAGGTTGTGGGTAACCGCCAGGTGCTGCCGGATTTCATTGATAAGCCGGTCCACTTCCGAAGACCCGGTCAAATCCGGGATTTTTTCCAGCAGGGCCTTTAACTCCGGCCGGGTTTCCCGGTAGGTGGTTTCCCAATTGAGATCCCCGCTGCTGGCGCCGATAAGGGCGGCCATTTTCATGGTTTCGGCATGCAGCAGCAGCTGCCAGGAGCAGCGCTCCATGACAAACTCCCTTTCCTTCAGGGAGGTCAGCAGATGATAGGAATAAACCAGGTGCCAGACCAAAAGCCCCACCAGGACAAGGGTCATGGCAATGGAGGCAAAAATCCACGGCCGCGCCGAGCGCTCGCGGACGGTGGCGGATTCATGTTTTTTTCCGTTTCGAATCATGGGCCGGTTATCGTGAAAAGGCATTATTGATCCAGCCAGGTGCTGACAAGCGCGTCATTCTCCCGGATCCAGCGCAGGGCCGCCTGAAAATAACTGGTGTTTTCATCCTGTGCGTAAAGCATCACCTGCTCCATATCCTTCGGACGCCATTTGAAATTTTTTAAAAGTGCATACACATCCGGCATGTCTTCGGCCAGCCCTCTTCTGGCAAACGTGCCAATGTATTCTTTGCCGCCATAAACGCCCAGCGGGTCCTGGAGATACCTGAGATCCCATTTGGCAAATTTCCAATGGGGTGTCCAGCCGGTGACAACAATCCAGTCGCCGTCCTCCACGGCGTTTCCAAGGGCTGCGGTCATGGTGCGTCCGGATCCGGAAATCAGCTCAAATTCCCCCAGGCCGTATTTGGCCATGGCTTCTTCGGTTTTTGCCATGATTCCGGCCTGGGGATCGATACCGATGATCCGGCGATGAAATTTTTCCCGGTGCCTGCTGAGTTGCGCAATGGAATCGATTTCCACGTATGCCGGGACCACCAGCCCACTTCGGGTGCCCTCCAGATTGACACCGAGAAACTTCATTTGCGGCCCGTATGCCTGCAAAAAACCCGCCTGCAGCGAAGGCAGCCAGGCGGCCACCATGCCGTCCTGGTCCCCCTGGGCCACTGACTCCCACATGGCGCCCAGGCTGACCGGCAGCAGCTCGCACTCACGGTTGAGCTTCTTTTGGATAACAGCCTTGATCACATTGGAACTGGCCTTTTCCGAGGCCCAATCCACATAAACAATCTTTACGGGATTTTTGGTTTTTTCCGGCTCATCAACACCGGTTTCCTCGGATATACAGCCGGAAAAAAGGATAAA
This genomic stretch from Desulfosalsimonas propionicica harbors:
- a CDS encoding glycine betaine ABC transporter substrate-binding protein; translation: MILCKQRSAEGCNLSPFSFSRIPGCAPRVLCLLLWIFILFSGCISEETGVDEPEKTKNPVKIVYVDWASEKASSNVIKAVIQKKLNRECELLPVSLGAMWESVAQGDQDGMVAAWLPSLQAGFLQAYGPQMKFLGVNLEGTRSGLVVPAYVEIDSIAQLSRHREKFHRRIIGIDPQAGIMAKTEEAMAKYGLGEFELISGSGRTMTAALGNAVEDGDWIVVTGWTPHWKFAKWDLRYLQDPLGVYGGKEYIGTFARRGLAEDMPDVYALLKNFKWRPKDMEQVMLYAQDENTSYFQAALRWIRENDALVSTWLDQ
- a CDS encoding ATP-binding protein, which codes for MPFHDNRPMIRNGKKHESATVRERSARPWIFASIAMTLVLVGLLVWHLVYSYHLLTSLKEREFVMERCSWQLLLHAETMKMAALIGASSGDLNWETTYRETRPELKALLEKIPDLTGSSEVDRLINEIRQHLAVTHNLEEQAFDLVSRARKKEAFNLLGGWLYTKNQLAFSDKTRNLVELIHARLERKTAFGLTRAALLIALICLGVLVFSWTVALKMWRAESREKQAAEQALRRSENYYRAIFETSGSAMLIIEEDTTISRVNSNFEKLSGYRRQALEGRKSWPEFVHCDDVAWMKEKHDLRRKNPDAAPGQYECRFIDRSGRIYNLLIAIDMIAETSRSIASCIDITGRKQEEKEREKLQARLLQSRKMESVGRLAGGVAHDFNNMLAIINGYAEMTIDMLDPEAPFYANIREIYNAGKRSEDIVRQLLAFARKQTISPVEMDLNDAVSGLLKMLQRLIGENIELVWHPGDNLWPVRIDPSQLNQIMANLAVNARDAIVDVGQLTIETKNIVLDEGGCKAQEGPASGQYVMLAVTDNGCGMENEVQDNLFEPFFTTKETGEGTGLGLSTIYGIVRQHNGFINVASQPGRGTTFTIYLPRCKDPQSCPKIPVQSGAPLPAGSETILMVEDEAAILQVGREMLESLGYKVLTAAAPEAALQLFREYEGTIDLLITDVIMPEMNGRDLAEKLTAGSFRLRVLFMSGYTADVIAVHGVPGQGVQFMQKPFSIQELAAKVRGAIDQTVEPCL